A single genomic interval of Natronolimnobius sp. AArcel1 harbors:
- a CDS encoding DUF106 domain-containing protein, protein MTAAGIAVATDDNGAAALAVVLRSAEEGDGTVAWADVSTDIEREHWGAMLEQGVLVPAERESDADRFVLANPTAVAETLEAREFVPPEPKGWSRADFVAAVGALALLASYWVGATRGAIGATLDLALGPVATLLPFPGLILLCAATTTAAALIVRHRIDSPDVDGLRHRSRELQARLAAARARGDETTATRLTTQRQDLLERQAFLLANQLRVLVWTMLMTVPVIIYLSWVVTSPARATAPLVTVAPILGDIVWTARVVGPVQAWLAWYALSSLASSLVARGVSRAIPDRFAASA, encoded by the coding sequence ATGACAGCCGCTGGAATAGCAGTTGCAACCGATGACAATGGAGCGGCGGCCCTGGCAGTTGTTCTCCGGTCCGCCGAAGAAGGTGATGGCACCGTCGCCTGGGCCGATGTCAGCACCGATATCGAACGTGAGCACTGGGGAGCAATGCTCGAGCAGGGCGTCCTCGTTCCAGCAGAACGCGAGAGCGACGCTGATCGGTTCGTGCTTGCAAATCCGACCGCAGTCGCCGAGACACTCGAGGCGCGCGAGTTCGTTCCACCCGAACCGAAGGGGTGGTCCCGCGCCGATTTCGTCGCCGCAGTCGGCGCGCTCGCACTGCTTGCGAGTTACTGGGTCGGCGCGACTCGAGGCGCAATTGGAGCCACGCTGGACCTCGCGCTGGGACCGGTTGCGACGCTCCTCCCGTTTCCAGGGCTTATCCTCCTGTGTGCGGCCACAACAACTGCCGCCGCACTGATCGTCCGCCACCGAATCGACTCGCCCGATGTAGACGGCCTGCGCCACCGGAGCCGCGAACTACAGGCGCGACTCGCAGCCGCTCGAGCGCGAGGTGACGAGACGACAGCGACCCGGCTCACGACACAGCGCCAAGACCTACTGGAACGGCAAGCATTCCTGCTGGCCAACCAGCTCAGAGTCCTCGTATGGACGATGCTCATGACCGTTCCCGTCATCATCTATCTCTCCTGGGTGGTAACCTCGCCCGCCCGCGCGACCGCGCCGCTGGTGACCGTCGCCCCAATTCTCGGCGACATCGTCTGGACCGCCCGCGTCGTCGGCCCCGTCCAGGCGTGGCTCGCCTGGTACGCGCTCAGTTCGCTCGCCTCGAGTCTCGTCGCCCGGGGTGTTTCTCGAGCGATCCCGGACCGGTTCGCCGCCAGCGCGTAG
- a CDS encoding aldo/keto reductase: MEYTTLGSTGMQVSKICLGCMSFGSGEPWMLDREESRELIERAIDLGINFFDTANMYSSGESEQILGDVLADYDRDEQVVATKVRFPSDSDHPNAAGLSRKTIEQELEASLDRLGMDTIDLYQTHRVDPNTPPETTLRALDDAVRRGKVRHVGTSSMYAHDLAERLRTSEREGLASFETMQNHYHLAYREEERDTLPMCDKNDIAVIPWGPLGQGYLTRPVDDLESTTRGDPENRHNPAPEYDRGGGREINARIQELAADKGVTMAQIALAWQFQNEYVDAPIVGTSSIEHLEDAVEALEINLSDSDVEYLEEPYEPQPVIGI, encoded by the coding sequence ATGGAATACACGACACTCGGCTCGACCGGCATGCAGGTCAGCAAAATCTGTCTCGGCTGCATGAGCTTTGGCAGCGGCGAACCCTGGATGCTAGACCGCGAGGAGAGTCGCGAACTCATCGAACGCGCCATCGACCTCGGAATCAACTTCTTCGATACGGCAAACATGTACTCGAGCGGCGAGTCAGAACAGATTCTCGGCGATGTGCTCGCTGACTACGACCGCGACGAGCAGGTCGTCGCAACGAAAGTGCGATTCCCCTCCGACAGCGACCACCCGAACGCTGCCGGACTCTCGAGAAAGACCATCGAACAGGAACTCGAGGCCTCGCTCGACCGATTGGGAATGGACACAATCGACCTCTATCAGACCCATCGCGTCGATCCGAACACGCCGCCAGAAACCACGCTCCGCGCACTAGACGACGCCGTTCGCCGCGGGAAGGTCAGACACGTTGGGACGAGTTCGATGTACGCCCACGACCTCGCAGAGCGACTGCGCACGAGCGAGCGCGAGGGCCTCGCGTCCTTCGAGACGATGCAGAATCACTACCATCTCGCCTATCGGGAAGAAGAGCGCGACACGCTGCCGATGTGCGACAAAAACGATATCGCCGTCATCCCGTGGGGGCCACTCGGCCAGGGCTATCTCACCCGCCCCGTTGACGACCTCGAGTCCACGACGCGTGGTGACCCCGAAAATCGCCACAATCCAGCACCGGAGTACGACCGCGGCGGCGGGCGCGAGATCAACGCCCGCATTCAGGAACTCGCAGCCGACAAGGGCGTCACGATGGCCCAGATTGCCCTCGCCTGGCAGTTCCAGAACGAGTACGTCGACGCGCCAATCGTCGGCACCTCGAGCATCGAGCATCTCGAGGACGCGGTTGAGGCCCTCGAGATCAACCTTTCCGACTCGGATGTGGAGTATCTCGAGGAGCCGTACGAACCACAGCCAGTGATCGGGATCTAA
- a CDS encoding response regulator produces MASDVEREGELITILLVEPNPGDTRLFTESFKDAQLTNQLYTVADADDALDFINQRGEYAADPKPDLILLEPKPPGKNGTDVIAELDAEPTLSDIPVVVLTSSKTGEDIVKSHGIDADHYIQKPVEPEDYLEFVQEIEGFWMGILQQTPADN; encoded by the coding sequence ATGGCCTCAGACGTTGAACGCGAGGGGGAGCTCATTACTATTTTACTCGTTGAGCCAAACCCCGGAGATACGCGGCTCTTCACGGAATCGTTCAAAGACGCGCAGCTCACAAATCAGTTATACACCGTTGCTGATGCCGATGACGCTCTCGATTTTATCAACCAGCGCGGCGAGTACGCGGCCGATCCGAAGCCGGATCTCATCCTACTCGAGCCAAAGCCACCTGGGAAGAACGGGACAGACGTCATCGCCGAACTAGATGCCGAGCCGACACTGTCAGATATTCCTGTCGTCGTTCTCACAAGTTCGAAAACTGGTGAAGACATCGTCAAATCGCACGGCATCGATGCAGATCATTACATCCAAAAACCGGTCGAACCCGAAGATTATCTGGAGTTTGTACAGGAAATCGAGGGGTTCTGGATGGGCATTCTCCAGCAAACGCCAGCAGATAACTGA
- a CDS encoding signal recognition particle protein Srp54 — translation MVLDDLGSSLRGTLDTLRGKSRISEEDVEEIVKEIQRSLISADVDISLVQELSGNIKQRALEEEPPAGTPARDFVLRIVYEELVDLIGDSTDLPLEEQTILLAGLQGSGKTTSSAKMAWWFSTKGLRPAVIQTDTFRPGAYQQAKEMCERAEVDFYGNPDNDDPVDIARKGLEETSDADVHIVDTAGRHALEDDLIDEIEQIEGVVEPDTSLLVLDAAIGQGAKDQAAQFDESIGIDGVVITKLDGTAKGGGALTAVDQTDSSIAFLGTGEEVQDVERFEPDGFISRLLGMGDLGQLAERVERAMEQTEIEEEDWDPEDMLKGQFTLNDMQKQMEAMNNMGPLDQVMDMIPGFGGGIKDQLPDNAMDVTQERMRTFSVIMDSMTDAEKEYPKAIGASQIERIARGSGTSEEQVRQLLQQYKMMEKTIKQFQGMGSDQEMQRMMQQMQQGGGGGGGGMGGMGPFG, via the coding sequence ATGGTACTCGACGATCTCGGCAGTTCACTGCGGGGCACGCTCGATACGCTCCGTGGCAAGTCCCGGATCAGCGAGGAAGACGTCGAGGAAATCGTCAAGGAGATCCAACGGTCGCTGATCTCCGCCGACGTCGACATCTCGCTCGTTCAGGAACTCTCGGGCAATATCAAACAGCGCGCACTCGAGGAGGAACCACCCGCCGGGACGCCGGCGCGTGACTTCGTCCTCCGTATCGTCTACGAGGAACTGGTCGATCTGATCGGTGACTCGACCGACCTTCCGCTCGAGGAACAGACCATCCTCCTTGCGGGTCTGCAGGGGTCTGGTAAGACGACCTCCTCGGCCAAGATGGCCTGGTGGTTCTCGACGAAGGGCCTGCGCCCGGCAGTGATCCAGACCGACACGTTCCGACCCGGTGCCTACCAGCAGGCAAAGGAGATGTGCGAACGCGCCGAGGTCGACTTCTACGGCAACCCGGACAACGACGATCCGGTCGACATCGCCCGCAAGGGACTCGAGGAGACGAGCGACGCTGACGTTCACATCGTGGACACGGCGGGTCGCCACGCACTCGAGGACGACCTGATCGACGAAATCGAGCAGATCGAAGGCGTTGTCGAGCCCGATACGTCCCTGCTCGTCCTCGACGCAGCAATCGGTCAGGGCGCGAAAGATCAAGCCGCTCAGTTCGACGAGTCGATTGGCATCGACGGCGTGGTCATCACGAAACTGGATGGTACCGCAAAGGGTGGTGGTGCCCTGACGGCAGTCGATCAGACCGATTCGTCGATTGCCTTCCTCGGGACCGGTGAGGAAGTACAGGACGTCGAGCGTTTCGAGCCCGACGGCTTCATCTCCCGACTGCTCGGGATGGGTGATCTCGGCCAGCTCGCAGAGCGCGTCGAGCGCGCGATGGAGCAGACTGAGATCGAAGAAGAGGACTGGGACCCAGAGGACATGCTCAAGGGCCAGTTCACCCTGAACGACATGCAAAAGCAGATGGAGGCGATGAACAACATGGGGCCACTCGATCAGGTCATGGACATGATCCCTGGGTTCGGCGGCGGGATCAAAGACCAGCTTCCAGATAATGCGATGGACGTTACCCAGGAGCGGATGCGAACCTTTAGCGTCATCATGGATTCGATGACCGACGCCGAAAAGGAGTATCCGAAAGCCATCGGCGCGAGCCAGATCGAACGCATCGCCCGCGGTTCCGGGACGAGCGAAGAGCAGGTCCGCCAACTGCTCCAGCAGTACAAGATGATGGAAAAGACCATCAAGCAGTTCCAGGGCATGGGCTCCGATCAGGAGATGCAACGCATGATGCAACAGATGCAACAGGGCGGTGGCGGTGGCGGCGGTGGCATGGGCGGCATGGGGCCGTTCGGATAA
- a CDS encoding RNA-binding domain-containing protein, translated as MTEIYRIDVEITAPVYDTEVTSRVADAVGNIFPNADITEEFGEIRAEAHSMDHFSELLHRQEILDTARGEFFSNRDGQTFSFALKKQAAFEDRINFSVGEPDELGEISVRVRVDEPTLEEYVDAIAPPTEDGKPIDS; from the coding sequence ATGACAGAGATCTACCGCATCGACGTGGAGATTACGGCACCGGTGTACGACACTGAGGTAACGAGTCGCGTCGCCGACGCCGTCGGCAACATCTTCCCGAACGCCGACATCACGGAAGAGTTCGGCGAGATTCGTGCCGAAGCCCACTCGATGGACCACTTTTCCGAGCTGTTGCACCGCCAGGAAATTCTCGATACCGCCCGCGGCGAGTTCTTTTCGAACCGCGACGGCCAGACGTTCTCGTTCGCTCTCAAAAAGCAAGCGGCGTTCGAGGACCGAATCAACTTCTCCGTCGGCGAGCCCGACGAACTCGGCGAGATCAGCGTCCGCGTTCGCGTCGACGAGCCCACACTCGAGGAGTACGTAGACGCAATTGCTCCACCAACGGAAGACGGCAAACCGATCGATAGCTGA
- a CDS encoding AAA family ATPase: protein MHVIGTVGLPGSGKGEAATVAREDGIPVVTMGDVVRQETADRGLDPTKDHGTVAQALREENGPAAIAERSLPMIEDRLEDHDTVLVDGLRSGTELDAFEDEFGEHFTLVSIEAPFDLRAERITDRGRDASADNGGEPLEARDERERGFGMDDAMDRADVVIENTDSLEAFHERVRRVIREGPTGDDESEPTPEQSEQNEIQ from the coding sequence ATGCACGTCATCGGAACGGTGGGCCTCCCGGGCAGCGGCAAGGGCGAGGCGGCCACCGTCGCACGCGAGGACGGAATCCCGGTGGTGACCATGGGCGATGTCGTCCGCCAGGAGACGGCCGACCGCGGCCTCGACCCGACGAAAGACCACGGGACCGTCGCCCAGGCGCTGCGCGAGGAAAACGGCCCGGCGGCGATTGCCGAGCGATCACTGCCGATGATCGAGGACCGACTCGAGGACCACGACACCGTTCTCGTCGACGGCCTGCGCTCGGGAACCGAACTCGACGCCTTCGAAGACGAGTTCGGCGAGCACTTCACACTCGTCAGCATCGAAGCCCCCTTCGACCTCCGCGCCGAGCGGATCACCGACCGCGGGCGCGATGCGAGCGCAGACAACGGTGGCGAACCGCTCGAGGCCCGCGACGAGCGCGAACGTGGCTTCGGGATGGACGACGCGATGGATCGCGCCGACGTGGTCATCGAGAACACGGACTCACTCGAGGCGTTCCACGAGCGCGTTCGACGCGTGATCCGCGAGGGACCGACTGGCGATGACGAGAGCGAACCGACACCCGAACAGAGCGAGCAAAACGAAATCCAATGA
- a CDS encoding DUF2971 domain-containing protein produces MPITDDEKYYITSCDEDLWRYVGFDHFLDILRTEKLLFRRISNFDDPYEGTVPNAYVQLRENEYEDSDEWDDDITEILSSLTEFIGKSSYGNCWHRNDKESASMWEHYGDRGIAIVSDPSSLVTGFEKDDRDLFSRPVEYLNFYSDFEELSNDERDKLEDFADEASSELVSPLFIKRRSFSHENELRIIYCDLDIISEEEFESVDYNIVYEKEGETKRKKFPLLTYINGETGVVNACKTPEDPTKHIEIRATDVINQIRVAPQADDWFYNTVCEAVDSMGPDDLTSDDVRRSDTDKHEPIH; encoded by the coding sequence ATGCCAATAACAGATGATGAAAAGTACTATATTACAAGTTGTGACGAAGACCTTTGGAGATATGTAGGGTTTGATCACTTCTTGGATATTTTAAGGACTGAAAAATTGTTATTTCGACGTATTTCAAATTTTGATGATCCATATGAAGGTACCGTTCCAAACGCCTACGTTCAATTGCGAGAAAATGAATACGAAGATTCAGATGAATGGGATGACGATATAACCGAAATTCTGTCTTCTCTTACTGAATTTATTGGTAAATCGTCCTATGGTAATTGCTGGCATAGAAATGACAAAGAATCTGCATCAATGTGGGAGCACTATGGTGATAGAGGGATTGCCATTGTCAGTGATCCTAGTTCATTGGTGACTGGTTTTGAGAAAGACGACCGAGATCTTTTTTCACGCCCAGTAGAATATCTAAATTTCTATTCAGATTTTGAAGAGCTAAGCAATGATGAGCGAGATAAATTAGAAGATTTTGCTGACGAGGCTTCATCAGAGCTGGTTTCTCCATTATTTATAAAGAGAAGGAGTTTTTCACACGAAAATGAACTCAGAATAATCTATTGTGACCTTGATATAATTTCTGAGGAAGAATTTGAGTCTGTTGATTATAACATTGTTTATGAAAAAGAAGGAGAAACGAAAAGGAAGAAATTTCCCTTATTAACGTACATCAATGGTGAAACAGGTGTAGTTAACGCTTGTAAAACGCCAGAGGACCCGACAAAGCATATAGAGATCAGAGCAACCGATGTTATTAATCAAATTCGTGTGGCCCCTCAGGCAGATGATTGGTTTTATAATACTGTATGCGAAGCGGTAGATTCTATGGGGCCTGATGACCTCACTTCTGATGATGTAAGAAGATCAGATACAGACAAACATGAGCCGATTCATTAG
- the sufU gene encoding Fe-S cluster assembly sulfur transfer protein SufU translates to MGLGSDMYRQQILDHYKNPRNYGQLEEPTFTHIGENPMCGDEIRMDVKLADEDDGDQTIERVAFSGDGCAISQASASMLSTKLQGKTLEELLEMDRDDIIDMLGVDISPMRVKCAVLAEKVAQDGAEIYQGELDVEKTTTED, encoded by the coding sequence ATGGGACTGGGTTCGGATATGTACCGACAGCAGATCCTCGACCACTACAAAAACCCGCGTAACTACGGGCAACTCGAGGAGCCGACGTTTACCCACATCGGCGAGAATCCAATGTGTGGCGACGAGATCCGCATGGATGTCAAACTCGCCGACGAGGACGACGGCGACCAGACAATCGAGCGCGTCGCCTTCTCCGGCGACGGCTGTGCGATCAGCCAGGCCTCCGCGAGCATGCTCTCGACGAAACTTCAAGGGAAAACGCTCGAGGAACTGCTCGAGATGGACCGCGACGATATCATCGACATGCTTGGCGTCGATATCTCCCCGATGCGAGTCAAGTGTGCGGTGCTCGCCGAGAAGGTCGCCCAAGACGGCGCAGAGATCTATCAGGGCGAACTTGACGTGGAGAAGACGACGACGGAGGATTGA
- a CDS encoding PIN domain-containing protein, which produces MQYLDSWVWIEYVLGGAVDDAAKTVLEAAHDDGGVTSTIALTEIDYIIRRELDQETADFVTSSIEDSAAIRVIPVSSDIALQASNIRSKYYSRRERELSYADAIHIATALQKDCSTIQTGDADFDGLDEIDAVVHQK; this is translated from the coding sequence ATGCAGTATCTCGACTCGTGGGTGTGGATCGAGTATGTACTCGGTGGTGCAGTTGACGACGCTGCAAAAACCGTTCTCGAGGCAGCACACGATGACGGTGGCGTCACGTCGACAATTGCGCTTACTGAGATTGACTATATTATACGACGAGAACTCGACCAGGAGACGGCCGATTTTGTAACCAGTTCGATAGAGGATTCAGCAGCGATCCGCGTCATACCCGTCTCAAGTGATATTGCGCTGCAGGCGTCAAACATCCGATCAAAGTACTACAGTCGACGAGAACGCGAACTCTCGTACGCAGACGCAATTCATATTGCCACGGCACTGCAGAAAGACTGTTCAACGATCCAGACAGGCGATGCAGATTTCGATGGCCTCGACGAAATCGATGCTGTTGTCCACCAGAAATAG
- a CDS encoding AbrB/MazE/SpoVT family DNA-binding domain-containing protein, translating to MSHEATVTSRGQITIPKDVRDQMGLEEGETVLFRFDADGSVRLVRVPSDPQERLEAARKRGSSLELDAAELLDAERDEWS from the coding sequence ATGTCACACGAAGCAACAGTTACATCTCGTGGACAGATAACAATACCAAAAGATGTGAGAGACCAGATGGGTCTCGAGGAGGGCGAAACCGTTCTCTTTCGGTTTGATGCAGACGGAAGTGTGCGACTTGTTCGGGTTCCATCCGACCCCCAAGAGCGCCTCGAGGCGGCTCGCAAGCGTGGCTCGTCGCTCGAGTTAGACGCAGCTGAGTTACTCGATGCAGAGCGTGACGAGTGGTCCTAA
- the radA gene encoding DNA repair and recombination protein RadA has protein sequence MPDADLETLPGVGPATAEKLQEAGFESFQSLAVASPSELSNTADVGESTAADIVRAARDAADVGGFETGSTVLERRNEIGKLSWQIDEVDDLLGGGIETQSITEVYGEFGSGKSQVTHQMAVNVQLPKEVGGLHGCAMFIDSEDTFRPERIDDMVRGLSDEVINATLEDREIEGSAGDEAAVDELIDDILDKIHVAKAFNSNHQMLLAEKAQELASEHEESEYPVRLLAVDSLTAHFRAEYVGRGQLADRQQKLNKHLHDLDKVGNLYNAAVIVTNQVASNPDSYFGDPTQPIGGNILGHKSTFRMYLRKSKGDKRIVRLVDAPNLADGEAVMRVQDGGLMPE, from the coding sequence ATGCCTGACGCAGATCTCGAGACACTCCCCGGAGTTGGCCCAGCAACCGCAGAAAAACTGCAGGAAGCAGGATTTGAGTCGTTCCAGAGTCTTGCCGTCGCCTCGCCCTCCGAGCTGTCGAACACAGCCGACGTCGGCGAGTCGACCGCCGCAGATATCGTCCGCGCCGCCCGTGACGCAGCCGACGTCGGCGGCTTCGAGACCGGATCGACCGTGCTCGAGCGACGAAACGAAATCGGCAAACTCTCCTGGCAGATCGACGAGGTCGACGACCTGCTCGGGGGCGGCATCGAAACCCAGTCGATCACCGAAGTCTACGGTGAGTTCGGGTCCGGGAAGTCCCAGGTCACCCATCAGATGGCGGTCAACGTCCAGCTCCCGAAAGAAGTCGGCGGCCTCCACGGCTGTGCGATGTTCATCGACAGCGAGGACACGTTCCGTCCAGAGCGTATCGACGACATGGTCCGCGGACTCTCCGATGAGGTCATCAACGCCACGCTCGAGGACCGCGAAATTGAGGGCTCAGCGGGAGACGAAGCCGCCGTCGACGAACTCATCGACGACATCCTCGACAAGATCCACGTCGCGAAGGCGTTCAACTCCAACCACCAGATGTTGCTCGCCGAGAAGGCACAGGAACTGGCAAGCGAGCACGAAGAAAGCGAGTATCCAGTTCGCCTGCTCGCGGTCGACTCGCTGACCGCTCACTTCCGCGCCGAGTACGTCGGCCGTGGCCAACTCGCGGACCGACAGCAGAAGCTCAACAAACACCTGCACGACCTCGATAAGGTCGGCAACCTCTACAACGCCGCCGTTATCGTGACGAACCAGGTCGCGTCGAATCCTGACTCGTACTTCGGCGACCCAACGCAGCCAATCGGGGGGAACATCCTCGGCCACAAATCGACGTTCCGGATGTACCTCCGCAAGTCCAAAGGCGACAAGCGGATCGTCCGCCTCGTCGACGCACCGAACCTCGCCGACGGCGAGGCAGTCATGCGTGTTCAGGACGGCGGACTGATGCCGGAGTAA
- a CDS encoding PQQ-binding-like beta-propeller repeat protein, with the protein MTGWTQYHGGPQHPGHRRDLAGPQRVETNWTVDLSGAVGPPVLDRDTVFVGTDRGNMYAFDRETGRRRWTYETIAATDSTPVVTRDQVVFTSGSDTLTAVDPARGDLEWETSLPAPEVTTPTLDDGQLYVGHADGLSALEAETGDVRWTHETDAPVVAAPVIADARVRDREWEHSRVFAALANETVVALEVESGEDIWTAPTDGVVTASPTVADGRVYVGDDDGTLLALDTNSGRTWFSYEIRDGFTSSATVLPEEESTFIGAADGYLHVTDTTFGRRKLRGWLFAKKGVPLDGELHASPVVIGDVVCVGDTTGSLYGLDLTDDCSHLWHFGTDDSSAITSTPAVGDGQLFVGSDDGRLYCLTWTPPEQ; encoded by the coding sequence GTGACAGGGTGGACTCAGTACCACGGCGGCCCACAGCACCCCGGCCATCGTCGAGACCTTGCCGGCCCACAGCGAGTCGAAACCAACTGGACAGTCGACCTCTCCGGTGCGGTCGGCCCACCGGTACTCGACCGAGATACCGTCTTCGTCGGCACGGACCGCGGAAACATGTACGCGTTCGACCGCGAGACGGGCCGCCGCCGATGGACGTACGAAACGATCGCTGCAACCGATTCGACGCCGGTCGTTACCCGCGACCAAGTCGTGTTCACCAGCGGCAGTGACACGCTCACGGCTGTCGACCCCGCCCGCGGCGACCTCGAGTGGGAAACGTCGCTACCAGCGCCGGAGGTGACGACGCCAACGCTCGATGACGGACAGCTCTACGTCGGCCACGCAGACGGCCTCTCCGCTCTCGAGGCCGAGACCGGCGACGTGCGATGGACGCACGAAACCGACGCCCCCGTCGTCGCTGCACCCGTTATCGCCGACGCTCGCGTCCGCGACCGAGAGTGGGAGCACTCACGCGTGTTCGCCGCCCTCGCAAACGAGACTGTCGTCGCACTCGAGGTCGAGTCGGGCGAAGACATCTGGACGGCCCCCACAGATGGCGTCGTCACTGCGAGCCCAACGGTCGCAGACGGGCGCGTCTACGTCGGTGACGACGACGGAACTTTGCTCGCACTTGATACCAACTCGGGGCGAACGTGGTTTTCCTACGAAATTCGCGACGGGTTTACGTCGTCTGCGACGGTGCTCCCCGAAGAAGAATCGACGTTCATCGGCGCGGCAGACGGCTACCTCCACGTCACCGATACGACCTTCGGCCGGCGCAAACTCCGGGGCTGGCTCTTTGCGAAGAAAGGCGTCCCACTCGATGGCGAACTCCACGCGAGTCCCGTCGTCATCGGCGACGTCGTCTGTGTCGGCGACACGACTGGCTCGCTCTACGGACTCGACCTCACCGATGACTGCTCGCACCTCTGGCACTTCGGCACCGACGACTCGAGTGCGATCACGAGCACGCCTGCCGTCGGCGACGGACAGCTGTTCGTCGGCAGCGACGACGGGCGACTCTACTGTCTAACGTGGACGCCACCGGAGCAGTAA
- a CDS encoding nitroreductase/quinone reductase family protein, with the protein MTTAARTVETRVVNPLVCWLLQSPVHWLASVALVLLTYRGQQSGRGYTIPIAYARADGSLVAVTPKAETIWWTNFRQPTACTLHVRGEQRLAAGELIDDDADRAALLAVYARQRRILARLLGIDTAESELAVVRFSLEKQ; encoded by the coding sequence ATGACGACGGCCGCTCGCACGGTCGAAACGCGAGTCGTGAACCCACTCGTCTGTTGGCTCTTGCAGTCACCAGTCCACTGGCTCGCCAGCGTTGCGCTCGTTCTCCTCACGTATCGAGGCCAACAGAGCGGCCGGGGGTACACGATTCCCATCGCGTACGCTCGCGCGGACGGCTCACTCGTCGCCGTGACGCCGAAAGCGGAGACGATCTGGTGGACGAATTTCCGCCAGCCCACCGCGTGTACGCTCCACGTTCGCGGCGAACAGCGACTTGCAGCGGGGGAACTCATCGATGATGATGCCGACCGCGCTGCACTGCTCGCAGTCTACGCCCGACAGCGGCGGATTCTCGCCCGACTGCTCGGGATCGACACCGCCGAAAGCGAACTCGCGGTTGTGCGATTTTCGCTCGAGAAGCAGTGA
- a CDS encoding SWIM zinc finger family protein: MNTTASPKAPLPVPTPSHLEERSRRARTEAMSVLALGDGLYEVESASDSTYLVDLEAGRCTCPDHIFRGVRCKHIRRVAIEITEGRTPPPGNIAVECHDCGAFVFVAEDDPAPHYCAEHTLWPGDTVHDRETGDRLTVVDVSEYRADAVRIAAADCTVAEYATNSEYEPDVPVVGAIYPHASVRSNGVVPASLRVYVFPRTRLERVTTRNSNEGRSEIRSVAD, translated from the coding sequence ATGAACACAACCGCATCACCGAAAGCACCGCTTCCCGTTCCGACACCCTCGCACCTCGAGGAGCGCTCACGCCGTGCCCGCACCGAAGCCATGTCGGTGCTCGCACTGGGCGATGGGCTCTACGAGGTCGAATCAGCCAGCGACAGCACCTATCTCGTCGATCTCGAGGCGGGCCGGTGTACCTGCCCGGATCACATTTTCCGTGGCGTTCGCTGTAAGCACATCCGCCGCGTCGCCATCGAAATTACAGAAGGCCGGACTCCGCCACCGGGGAACATCGCCGTCGAGTGCCACGACTGCGGGGCGTTTGTCTTCGTTGCCGAGGACGACCCAGCACCGCACTACTGCGCCGAGCATACGCTCTGGCCGGGCGATACCGTCCACGACCGCGAAACTGGCGATCGGCTCACCGTCGTCGACGTCTCTGAGTACCGCGCCGATGCCGTTCGAATCGCCGCCGCCGACTGCACCGTTGCTGAGTACGCGACGAACAGCGAGTACGAGCCAGATGTCCCAGTTGTGGGTGCAATCTACCCGCACGCGAGCGTCCGCTCGAACGGTGTTGTTCCCGCTTCGCTTCGCGTCTACGTCTTCCCGCGAACGCGACTCGAGCGCGTCACAACTCGGAACAGTAACGAAGGCCGCTCAGAAATCCGGTCGGTTGCTGACTGA
- a CDS encoding CBS domain-containing protein, with the protein MTSDDRTTVEDVMSTPLETVSKDATVMEATQQMREHDINALVVQTTPRAIISSTDVLEAVANGEDTTELHVSDVMTTDVETAAPDLYMEEVAAMMTTYGIKHLPVVDDDYVGMISSTDIAAHHS; encoded by the coding sequence ATGACTTCTGACGACCGAACAACCGTCGAGGACGTAATGTCAACACCGCTCGAGACCGTTTCCAAGGACGCCACGGTGATGGAGGCAACCCAGCAGATGCGCGAACACGACATCAATGCGCTGGTCGTCCAGACAACGCCACGGGCGATCATCAGCAGCACGGACGTCCTCGAGGCCGTTGCAAACGGAGAGGATACGACCGAGTTGCACGTGAGCGACGTGATGACGACCGATGTCGAAACTGCCGCGCCGGATCTCTACATGGAGGAAGTCGCCGCGATGATGACGACGTACGGCATCAAACACCTGCCCGTCGTCGACGACGACTACGTCGGGATGATCTCCTCGACGGATATCGCGGCCCACCACTCGTAA